One Phenylobacterium hankyongense DNA segment encodes these proteins:
- the maiA gene encoding maleylacetoacetate isomerase, translating into MRLRLHSYWRSTASYRVRIALNLKGVDYDTRTVDLRTGAQRDPAFLEFNPEGLVPVLEADGRTLTQSLAILEWLDEEAPQPPLLPRDPFARAQVRAVADIICCDIHPLNNLRVQTWLRDVNGAPEGQLTAWTHEWIGRGFAAVEPRLEAGDWCFADAPGLADCCLVPQIYSAVRFGVDLSPFPKIRRVADAAAGHPAFIAAHPDRQPDADRPAP; encoded by the coding sequence ATGCGGCTGCGGCTGCATAGCTACTGGCGATCGACCGCGTCCTATCGCGTCCGGATCGCGCTGAACCTGAAGGGTGTGGACTACGACACCCGGACGGTGGATCTGCGCACCGGGGCGCAGCGCGACCCGGCCTTCCTTGAGTTCAACCCCGAAGGGCTGGTGCCGGTGCTCGAGGCTGACGGCCGGACGCTCACCCAGAGCCTGGCGATCCTCGAATGGCTCGACGAGGAGGCGCCGCAACCGCCACTGCTGCCGCGTGATCCTTTCGCCCGCGCCCAGGTCCGGGCGGTGGCGGACATCATCTGCTGCGACATCCACCCGCTGAACAACCTGCGCGTCCAGACCTGGCTGCGCGACGTCAACGGCGCGCCGGAGGGCCAGCTCACGGCCTGGACCCATGAGTGGATCGGGCGCGGATTCGCCGCCGTCGAGCCGCGGCTGGAAGCGGGCGACTGGTGCTTCGCGGACGCGCCTGGTCTTGCCGACTGCTGCCTCGTGCCGCAGATCTATTCAGCGGTCCGTTTCGGCGTCGACCTCAGCCCGTTCCCGAAGATCCGGCGCGTCGCGGACGCCGCCGCCGGGCATCCGGCCTTCATCGCCGC